The Oryzias melastigma strain HK-1 unplaced genomic scaffold, ASM292280v2 sc02037, whole genome shotgun sequence nucleotide sequence CCACAGCAGTGTACAGCAGCTTTCCATCTCATATCAGCAGATATCCAGAGCAGAAGATCTCTTCCCCCAAACACACCAACCATCTGTTCTCTGAAAGGTCAGTGTAAGTGTATACCTGCATGTTAAAATAATGAATCTGCTGCTGTAATCATCTGCTATTGGAACAACTGTTTCAGAGTCAGTGAGAGTGATCGCCATCACGAGCACATGGATAAGGTGCGACTCTATCATCAGAGTCTGCAGGAACAAACATCTCAGTCCATTTACAGCAGCTCAGCCAGTGACCCAAATCCCTCCAGCTCGCTCCTTTTCTCAACTCTGAGGTACCGCCATGCTCTGTGCTCTCAGAAACTGAAACGACACATCAGAGATCCCACAATGTCTTGGGTTTACAGGAAAAAGCTGAGTGAGCTGGACAACATCCAGAGGTACTTCAACCGTAAGCTCTCCACTCCGACATTCCCATCCACGGCTGAACAGGAGGATCCAGACCAACCGGAGGAGCAAAAAGATCTGGAGGCCGACACAAGTCAGCTTCTTCACAAGTCTAACCAGTTGCTTGGAGAAGTTAGTAGCATCATCAGTGGTGAGTGTCTTCCTGACGAGCTGTACACAGACTCATAGAATCATTATCAGACTCATTACTTTGTGACTTTTTATGTCCACAAAAACctttaaacatttacagcaCAACCGCAGCTGAAGTATATGCGATAAATTGAATgggtttcctttattttctcaatattAAACTTAAACCATATTATAAAGAGGGAGGGGTCAACAGTAAAGCTATTAGACTACAGACTAAAAATAAGTTGCTGAATGTCCTCTGGCTGCTTCATTGTTTCAAACTAAAGAGTTTCTCtactaataataaaacatgtgacatatttgttatttttcagacAACTCAGTCCCTAAACCCCAAAAAGGCTGTGATAAGAAATTGGtcaaaatgcaaatataatAATACTTGTTATGCAAAAAATGAGcagttaataataataagattaaAGTTACATTAATTATACTCTTCATACTTTTTTGTTATCACTCAGGTCTCGGAGGACGCCACCTGGAAACCATTAATTTCAACACACAGGGCCACTCAGGCAGCTTAGGTGTGGACATGGGCGTGGAAAGTTCAGGCCCTCCAGTTATCCCTGAAAGCATCAGCAGTCCCACGAGGATCACTGATGATCCGCTGGACATGATGTCTCCTTCACAGTCACTGCCAATGTCTGAAGACAACAGCGACTCAGAGCCTGAGGAAGAACTAAACAGACGAAACACTGAGCTTTGCATGTCTGAAGAGGAGCATGAAGAGGAGGCGAGGCTAATGCACGATGAGGAAattgatgatgaagaggaagattTTGAGGAGGTCGTGGTGAAGCCGAGACCGCTCAATGAAGTGACCTCAGTAACAGACAAAACCAGCCCTTGGACCAGCATCCTGTCAGACCCGGACCTAGTTTCTGTAGAGAGCTTTGAGACGCCGCAGAGGTCAGATGTCagtgaggatgaggatgaagagAGTCAAGCAGCAGCTCCTGGCTCCAGTGGGAAACAGGAGGAGAGTGACCGCTCTTCAGACCCCTCAGAGAGGGGTCACGAGAGGTCACCAGCATTTGAGACAGAGGACGGCCTCCACAAGAACCACACGAACTCTGTACCCCACAC carries:
- the LOC112141185 gene encoding C2 domain-containing protein 3 — protein: MRSAADLQGAALRVHITLAAGSAPAEEDTHIDSESQEELILEEEEEPDQEPSPRSPRRPLTQKGQKNKSFRTTPDITSGQHTETSIEDSFPVTVSVDRAMHLNLKGCPLAERSEVTPCCCVSYITADSAEPVTTAVVANADSPVWDHQHECRLANDLLTDPQQSLVFKVWHKGEMERVIGFASVDLSPLLCGFPSVCGWYNITDFSGQCHGQLKVSITPLRGVQELRAQRRTAEEEASKKSPTLFHTVPLSYQTTAVYSSFPSHISRYPEQKISSPKHTNHLFSERVSESDRHHEHMDKVRLYHQSLQEQTSQSIYSSSASDPNPSSSLLFSTLRKKLSELDNIQRYFNRKLSTPTFPSTAEQEDPDQPEEQKDLEADTSQLLHKSNQLLGEVSSIISGLGGRHLETINFNTQGHSGSLGVDMGVESSGPPVIPESISSPTRITDDPLDMMSPSQSLPMSEDNSDSEPEEELNRRNTELCMSEEEHEEEARLMHDEEIDDEEEDFEEVVVKPRPLNEVTSVTDKTSPWTSILSDPDLVSVESFETPQRSDVSEDEDEESQAAAPGSSGKQEESDRSSDPSERGHERSPAFETEDGLHKNHTNSVPHTSAQRSSDTPQQEDSPLQPSVPLEIPNFFLPSHQLEASLRTIQLAPTFSQPTTNQVGIHHHPSQLPSFFLSFYHKFTF